One genomic region from Gemmatimonadota bacterium encodes:
- a CDS encoding tetratricopeptide repeat protein, which translates to MTRIRKLNCLAAFTVLAALIAAPVVQAQTIADAKTKVDAMPDDPPRHYNLGIAYYKAGQYSDAIGAFQKAVELKEDYKEAYYNLGLSQEKARQTSNAIKSYQKATQLDARYADAHAALGGAYRKIKSTRNAIRSYQAAIRINGRKANWHYNLGILYQTREDYPNAIKSYEKYLSLAPRARNAKSIRDIVAQMKDAIR; encoded by the coding sequence ATGACACGCATCAGGAAGTTGAACTGTCTTGCCGCTTTTACCGTTCTGGCCGCGCTGATCGCCGCCCCGGTGGTGCAGGCCCAGACGATCGCGGACGCGAAGACGAAAGTTGACGCCATGCCGGACGACCCCCCGCGTCACTACAATCTCGGCATCGCGTACTACAAGGCGGGACAGTACTCGGACGCCATCGGCGCCTTTCAGAAGGCCGTCGAGTTGAAGGAAGATTACAAGGAAGCCTACTACAACCTGGGTCTGTCCCAGGAAAAGGCACGCCAGACGTCCAACGCGATCAAGTCATACCAGAAGGCCACACAGCTCGACGCCAGGTACGCCGATGCCCACGCCGCACTGGGCGGCGCCTACCGGAAGATCAAGAGCACCAGAAACGCCATTCGCTCGTACCAGGCGGCTATCCGGATCAACGGCAGGAAGGCGAACTGGCACTATAACCTGGGTATCCTGTACCAGACCCGGGAGGACTATCCCAACGCGATCAAATCCTACGAGAAATACCTGAGCCTGGCGCCCAGGGCCCGAAACGCCAAGTCGATACGGGACATCGTCGCCCAGATGAAGGACGCGATCCGGTAA